Proteins from a single region of Chryseobacterium sp. W4I1:
- a CDS encoding Gfo/Idh/MocA family oxidoreductase — MQLVKAGLCAFGMSGKIFHAPFLKEHPGFFMAAVVERSKEESKEKYPEATIYRSVEEMLQNADIELVIINTPVQTHFEYAKMALEAGKNIIVEKPFTVSVSEAEQLVDLAEEKGLFLSVYQNRRFDRDFLQVQKILSEGKLGTIKEAEIRFDRFRTAPSGKQHKEDPQQTGSGSLHDLGSHLVDQAVQYFGYPEKLFADVFSMKGEEYANDYFEILLYYKNDLRVRLKSSVFTKEAHYAYAVHGEKGSFLQERTDNQENELVAGSIPVYGNEWTKPLEGTDGILNFLNEDSETERILTASEPGNYMNYYQQIYEYIVFGYALPSQGREVVQNMKIIDASLESSKAGKVVYL; from the coding sequence ATGCAATTGGTAAAAGCAGGACTTTGTGCCTTTGGAATGAGCGGAAAAATATTTCATGCCCCTTTTTTGAAAGAGCATCCCGGGTTTTTTATGGCTGCTGTCGTAGAAAGAAGCAAAGAAGAATCTAAAGAAAAATATCCCGAAGCCACCATCTACCGCTCCGTAGAAGAAATGCTTCAGAATGCAGATATAGAACTGGTGATTATCAATACACCTGTGCAGACCCATTTTGAATATGCAAAGATGGCACTGGAAGCAGGGAAAAATATAATCGTAGAAAAACCTTTTACAGTAAGTGTTTCAGAAGCTGAACAACTGGTGGATCTGGCAGAAGAAAAAGGATTGTTCTTAAGTGTTTACCAGAACAGAAGGTTTGACCGTGATTTTTTGCAGGTACAGAAAATATTGAGTGAAGGAAAATTAGGAACCATTAAAGAAGCAGAAATCCGTTTCGATAGATTCCGTACTGCACCGAGTGGTAAACAGCATAAAGAAGATCCTCAGCAGACCGGTTCAGGTTCTTTGCATGACCTGGGATCTCATCTGGTAGATCAGGCTGTACAGTATTTCGGATATCCTGAAAAGCTTTTTGCCGACGTTTTCTCAATGAAAGGAGAAGAATATGCTAATGACTATTTTGAAATCCTTCTATATTATAAGAATGATCTTAGGGTAAGGCTTAAATCATCTGTTTTCACCAAAGAAGCACATTATGCTTATGCGGTTCACGGAGAAAAAGGAAGTTTTCTGCAGGAAAGAACAGACAACCAGGAAAATGAATTGGTTGCAGGATCCATCCCTGTCTATGGCAATGAATGGACTAAGCCATTAGAAGGAACAGATGGAATTTTAAACTTTTTAAATGAAGATTCAGAAACAGAAAGGATACTGACCGCCAGCGAACCCGGAAATTATATGAATTACTATCAGCAGATCTATGAGTACATCGTTTTCGGATATGCATTGCCGTCTCAGGGAAGGGAAGTGGTTCAGAATATGAAAATCATAGATGCCTCCCTTGAAAGTTCAAAAGCCGGGAAAGTAGTTTATTTGTAA
- the trmD gene encoding tRNA (guanosine(37)-N1)-methyltransferase TrmD yields the protein MRIDIISVLPELMESPFQTSILRRAMDKGLVEVHFHHVRDYAINKHRQIDDEPYGGGAGMVMMIEPLDKCISELKSQREYDEVIYLTPDGVTLNQRMANSLSIKDNLIFLCGHYKGIDQRVRDLHITKEISIGDYVLTGGELAACVLADSIIRLIPGVLNDEQSALTDSFQDDLLSPPIYTRPEVYKGLEVPKILLSGNFAKIEEWRQDEAIRITKEKRPDLL from the coding sequence ATGAGAATTGATATTATAAGCGTACTTCCAGAATTGATGGAAAGTCCGTTTCAGACTTCTATTTTGAGAAGAGCAATGGATAAAGGTTTAGTAGAAGTCCATTTTCATCACGTTAGAGATTATGCCATCAATAAGCACAGACAGATTGATGATGAGCCCTATGGAGGCGGAGCAGGAATGGTAATGATGATAGAGCCGCTGGATAAATGTATTTCCGAACTCAAATCCCAAAGGGAATATGACGAAGTGATCTACCTGACACCGGACGGTGTGACATTAAACCAAAGAATGGCGAATAGCCTTTCTATAAAAGATAATCTGATTTTCCTGTGCGGCCATTACAAAGGCATTGATCAGAGAGTACGGGATCTTCACATCACCAAAGAAATTTCTATTGGCGATTATGTCCTTACCGGAGGAGAGCTGGCAGCATGTGTTCTGGCAGATTCTATTATAAGACTGATTCCCGGAGTGCTCAATGATGAGCAGAGTGCACTGACAGACAGCTTTCAGGATGATCTCCTTTCGCCGCCTATCTATACGAGACCTGAAGTTTATAAAGGTTTAGAGGTGCCGAAAATCCTTCTCAGCGGTAATTTTGCCAAAATTGAAGAATGGCGCCAGGACGAAGCCATTAGGATTACAAAAGAAAAACGTCCGGATCTGCTTTAA
- a CDS encoding Lrp/AsnC ligand binding domain-containing protein: protein MKNSSNTSYHLDSIDKEIIYMLMDNAKTSLAHISKNVGISTTAVHQRIKKLEHAGVIENSISFLNPKKIGYKVISYIGMFLDQPSHYPEVVKSLKDVNEVVEAHYTTGNYTIFLKVLCKDNDHLMQILSKLQKLKGVTRTETFISLEQGIYRQLKV, encoded by the coding sequence ATGAAAAATTCAAGCAACACAAGCTATCATCTAGACTCTATTGACAAAGAGATCATTTACATGCTGATGGATAACGCGAAAACATCGCTAGCCCACATTTCGAAGAATGTAGGAATCTCTACTACAGCAGTGCATCAAAGGATTAAAAAACTTGAACACGCCGGAGTTATTGAAAACTCTATTTCGTTTCTTAACCCCAAAAAAATTGGGTACAAAGTTATTTCGTACATCGGAATGTTTCTGGATCAGCCCAGCCATTATCCCGAAGTTGTAAAATCTCTGAAAGATGTGAACGAAGTAGTAGAAGCTCATTATACCACAGGGAATTACACGATATTCTTAAAAGTTCTTTGTAAAGACAATGATCATTTGATGCAAATTCTAAGCAAACTTCAGAAGCTGAAAGGCGTGACAAGAACGGAAACTTTCATATCTTTGGAACAAGGTATTTACAGACAACTGAAAGTATAA
- a CDS encoding NAD(P)/FAD-dependent oxidoreductase, whose product METREKIIIIGGGFAGLQLAKTLNNKNKKVIVLDRVNHHMFQPLFYQVACGRIEPSNISFPFRKIFQRSRNTQFRLTEVKEIDSVHNKVITDEAEFTYDKLIIATGCKTNFFGNKDLESKAFGMKNTQEAIGIRNHILMTFEKLILEKSRSDDGNWNIVIVGSGPTGVELAGAFAEMKKEILPRDYPYMNFNQLKIILVSSTEKPLAVMSSEAQEKSEKYLKDLGVTFLSGEVVTEYDGNKVFMKSGKDIPSNNVIWAAGVTGNVVDGFPAEKLIRNRYIVDRFNKIKGYDNIYAIGDIAYMETPKYPQGHPQVANVAINQAKNLGKNFLKKNEGDWIEYEYKDQGSLATIGKHRAVVDLPFIKFQGFLAWYFWMFLHLMLILSVRNKLAVFFNWMWSYFNKDSSLRLIISPNKKNGTLQ is encoded by the coding sequence ATGGAAACACGCGAAAAAATCATCATTATAGGAGGAGGATTTGCGGGGCTGCAGCTTGCAAAAACGTTAAATAACAAGAACAAAAAAGTAATCGTTCTGGATCGGGTGAATCATCATATGTTTCAGCCGCTTTTTTATCAGGTTGCCTGTGGAAGGATAGAGCCTTCCAATATTTCCTTTCCTTTCAGGAAGATTTTTCAGCGGTCCAGAAATACCCAGTTTCGTCTCACTGAAGTCAAAGAAATCGATTCTGTGCATAACAAAGTGATTACGGATGAAGCTGAATTCACCTATGATAAACTCATCATAGCCACCGGATGTAAAACGAACTTCTTTGGAAACAAAGACTTGGAATCAAAGGCTTTTGGAATGAAAAATACCCAGGAAGCAATAGGGATCAGAAATCATATCCTGATGACCTTTGAAAAATTGATTCTTGAAAAAAGCAGAAGCGATGATGGTAACTGGAATATTGTTATCGTAGGAAGTGGTCCAACCGGTGTAGAACTGGCTGGAGCTTTTGCCGAAATGAAAAAAGAAATTCTTCCCAGAGATTATCCCTACATGAATTTTAACCAGCTTAAGATTATTCTGGTAAGTTCCACAGAAAAGCCCCTTGCTGTAATGAGCAGTGAAGCTCAGGAAAAATCTGAAAAATATCTCAAAGATCTTGGCGTAACTTTCTTAAGTGGTGAAGTCGTTACAGAATATGACGGAAATAAAGTCTTTATGAAGAGCGGAAAAGATATTCCGTCCAACAATGTGATCTGGGCAGCTGGTGTCACGGGAAATGTAGTTGATGGATTTCCAGCAGAAAAATTAATTAGAAACAGATATATAGTAGACCGATTTAATAAAATAAAAGGTTACGACAATATTTATGCAATTGGAGATATTGCCTATATGGAAACTCCAAAATATCCACAGGGACATCCGCAGGTAGCAAACGTAGCCATTAATCAAGCAAAAAATTTAGGTAAAAACTTTTTAAAGAAGAATGAAGGTGATTGGATAGAGTATGAATACAAAGATCAGGGTTCACTGGCAACCATTGGAAAGCATAGGGCTGTCGTAGATCTTCCGTTTATCAAATTCCAGGGATTCCTGGCATGGTATTTCTGGATGTTTCTTCACCTCATGCTTATTCTGAGTGTGAGAAATAAGCTGGCTGTCTTTTTCAACTGGATGTGGAGCTATTTCAATAAAGACTCTTCTTTAAGATTAATTATTTCACCTAATAAGAAAAACGGAACATTACAATGA
- a CDS encoding endonuclease codes for MEMFSFYNVENLFLPDPKPVHQLDPTKSGLKNWDESRYRNKLFKISHVFQLMKEENGVLPFLIGLSEVSGRKVLEDLVEMEPFNSEYGIVHYNSMDERKVDVAMLYDKNKVEIIDSETITFFFEILNKNTENYDTTRDVLFSKVKYKGAVINVFIAHLPSKREKDVNKPKRDFILNEIRERILKIVNFDKEHVILCGDFNENPDDENLVNVLYDNDREKVLVNPFQDLFYTRNYSTFHYKDGLLYDQIILSKSFFDNDVLKFQNAQIFNSEKISSRTRNFEGRPFRTYAGTRYLGGYSDHFPVFVKFEENKNINN; via the coding sequence ATGGAGATGTTCTCTTTTTACAATGTCGAAAATTTATTTTTGCCAGACCCTAAACCTGTTCATCAATTAGATCCTACAAAATCAGGTTTGAAAAATTGGGATGAAAGTAGATATAGAAATAAGCTTTTTAAAATTTCACATGTTTTTCAATTGATGAAGGAGGAAAATGGTGTCCTCCCGTTTCTGATTGGTTTATCTGAAGTTTCCGGAAGGAAAGTTTTGGAAGACTTGGTGGAAATGGAACCTTTTAATTCCGAATATGGGATTGTGCATTACAATTCTATGGATGAAAGAAAAGTGGATGTAGCTATGCTCTATGATAAAAATAAAGTGGAGATTATAGATTCAGAAACGATCACTTTCTTTTTCGAGATTTTAAATAAAAACACAGAAAATTACGACACAACCAGAGACGTACTTTTTTCTAAGGTTAAATATAAAGGAGCTGTTATTAATGTCTTTATCGCCCATCTTCCCTCCAAGCGAGAAAAAGACGTCAATAAGCCTAAAAGAGACTTTATTCTTAATGAAATCCGGGAACGGATCCTGAAAATTGTAAACTTCGACAAGGAACATGTCATATTGTGCGGTGATTTTAACGAAAACCCGGATGATGAAAATTTGGTAAACGTTTTATACGACAATGATCGTGAAAAGGTTTTGGTAAATCCTTTTCAAGACTTGTTCTATACAAGAAATTATTCTACTTTTCATTATAAAGACGGGCTGTTATATGACCAAATTATCTTATCAAAATCTTTTTTTGATAATGATGTTTTGAAATTTCAGAATGCTCAAATATTTAATTCTGAAAAAATAAGCAGCCGAACAAGAAATTTTGAAGGACGTCCTTTTAGAACCTATGCCGGAACACGGTATTTAGGCGGATATAGTGACCACTTTCCGGTTTTTGTAAAGTTTGAAGAAAACAAAAACATAAATAATTAA
- a CDS encoding glycoside hydrolase family 25 protein: MTPRKYTKKTAKKVHENRRKNYFFRRKVILAVLILALIGTGFYLKQSISYYYALYFNKFSHKKLHNSEIETLRIQKILSANLDKTYGFDVSHYQNKEDIKWDSLSIGNKTIPLEFVVMRATMGNRNADKHFNEFWAKAQKYNLIRGAYHFYRADEDPVIQANNFLANVKLESGDLPPILDIEKIPKRKTNKKLIEDLKVWCKIVEETYGEKPIIYTYYHYYKDFLKGEFDGYPLWLANYNDVPSPTPNDPWDFWQFTENGIVHGINTKVDLDIYNGSTWSLKRLTLD, translated from the coding sequence ATGACACCCAGAAAGTACACCAAAAAAACTGCCAAAAAAGTACATGAGAACCGTCGGAAGAATTATTTTTTCCGGAGAAAAGTAATATTGGCTGTTTTAATTCTGGCTTTAATTGGGACCGGATTTTATCTGAAGCAGTCTATCAGCTATTATTATGCACTTTACTTTAATAAATTCAGTCATAAAAAACTTCACAACAGCGAAATAGAAACTTTAAGAATCCAGAAAATTCTTTCGGCCAATCTTGATAAAACTTATGGCTTTGATGTTTCTCATTACCAGAACAAGGAAGATATAAAATGGGACAGTTTAAGCATCGGAAATAAAACCATTCCGCTTGAATTTGTGGTGATGCGTGCTACGATGGGAAACCGGAATGCAGATAAACATTTTAATGAATTCTGGGCAAAGGCTCAAAAATATAATCTGATCCGTGGCGCTTATCATTTTTACAGGGCAGATGAAGATCCTGTAATCCAGGCCAACAATTTTTTAGCAAATGTAAAACTGGAAAGCGGAGATCTCCCGCCTATTCTGGATATCGAAAAGATCCCAAAACGGAAAACGAACAAAAAACTGATTGAAGACTTAAAAGTGTGGTGCAAAATCGTGGAGGAAACTTACGGTGAAAAACCAATCATCTATACTTATTATCATTATTATAAAGATTTCCTGAAAGGAGAATTTGACGGCTATCCACTCTGGCTGGCCAATTACAATGATGTCCCCTCTCCCACTCCAAATGATCCTTGGGATTTCTGGCAGTTTACGGAAAACGGAATTGTTCATGGGATCAATACGAAAGTAGATCTTGATATTTACAATGGAAGTACATGGTCTTTGAAGAGGCTGACACTGGATTAG
- the deoC gene encoding deoxyribose-phosphate aldolase, whose translation MMNIAQYLDSTYLKTPAQSGLSNEETLKIDMQLAQEAIDHGVFAVMIRPDYVADIKKYIQERNSNVAVGTVIGFHEGTHSIDAKLIEASKAIEDGADELDFVINYTAYLKGDLELVKEEFVKCTQLGLQHQKVVKWIIEIAALTDQQIADVTRNISNWAEEDFSENDLAHIFVKSSTGFYQTEGGKPNGATFEGVKIMLDNAGKLPVKAAGGVRTPEDAEKMISMGVKRIGTSSALALIKNKSSQEGY comes from the coding sequence ATTATGAACATTGCCCAATATTTGGATTCAACCTATTTGAAAACACCTGCACAGTCAGGTCTGTCAAACGAAGAAACTTTAAAGATTGATATGCAGCTTGCACAGGAAGCCATAGATCATGGTGTTTTTGCGGTGATGATCCGTCCGGATTATGTTGCTGATATCAAAAAGTATATTCAGGAAAGAAATTCCAATGTTGCGGTAGGCACTGTCATAGGTTTTCATGAAGGAACCCATTCTATTGATGCAAAGCTTATAGAAGCTTCAAAAGCCATTGAGGACGGAGCAGACGAACTTGATTTTGTAATCAATTACACTGCCTACCTTAAAGGTGATCTGGAACTGGTGAAAGAAGAGTTTGTAAAATGTACACAGCTTGGTCTTCAGCATCAGAAAGTGGTAAAATGGATCATTGAAATTGCAGCACTCACAGACCAGCAGATTGCTGATGTGACCAGAAATATTTCAAACTGGGCAGAAGAAGATTTTTCTGAGAATGATCTTGCCCATATTTTTGTAAAGTCTTCAACAGGCTTTTATCAGACTGAAGGCGGCAAGCCAAACGGAGCTACATTTGAAGGCGTGAAGATCATGCTGGATAATGCCGGGAAACTTCCCGTAAAAGCAGCAGGAGGCGTACGAACTCCTGAAGATGCAGAAAAAATGATCAGTATGGGCGTTAAAAGGATTGGAACTTCTTCTGCATTGGCACTGATTAAAAACAAATCCTCGCAAGAAGGATATTAA
- a CDS encoding alpha/beta fold hydrolase: MKKLNTLFFLFAAYLFNAQVISGTVIAKNENQPIPYVKIGIEKENKGTVSDEKGNFSIDLSGLENSQKLRIEVPGYEPYTESVQNFKKKDGQQIFLKEKIKTIKEVNIKVKKLIDKNWGVNTKTKSVLYSVNSQFKKEDFLGETALEFNANKRSKIKNINLNIASYTSNMPVLMRYSIYSEKNGFPDQNILDEEITVELTKDMIKDGTYTLDVNEHNIWVQGKFFIGIQFLKEFEGKINISAALFRTGFIRKFYGDWQKMTLAAPAINIDVKVDKSAKNIKDETAALGDDLEGLISDVSQYQTEAENSGYGKNESTGNYLALKDTKLYYETYGEGEPLFLLHGNSGSIKDFYQQIPVLSKQFKVIVVDTRGQGKSTDTSHREFTYTQFAEDIKALADQLGLKKINIAGWSDGGITGLEFALKYPENLNKLIAIGANAFPKGVDERLVTHLKNQLLVLNIENKPEKFDERRLVTIMLKEPHISKKDLSKIQSPVLVIAGDKDVIKQDHTEMIAREIPNAELRIYKNATHMIPFEHADELNADILRFLGK, translated from the coding sequence ATGAAAAAACTCAATACTCTATTCTTTCTTTTTGCAGCATATCTTTTCAATGCCCAGGTCATTTCCGGAACGGTGATTGCTAAAAATGAAAACCAACCTATTCCTTATGTAAAGATAGGAATCGAAAAAGAAAATAAAGGAACGGTTTCTGACGAAAAGGGAAATTTCTCCATTGATCTTTCCGGGCTCGAGAATTCCCAAAAGCTCAGGATAGAGGTTCCCGGTTATGAACCTTATACTGAATCCGTACAGAATTTCAAAAAAAAGGATGGTCAACAGATCTTTTTAAAAGAAAAGATTAAAACCATAAAGGAAGTCAACATCAAAGTTAAGAAACTGATTGACAAAAACTGGGGTGTTAATACCAAGACAAAAAGCGTCCTGTATTCTGTTAATTCCCAATTCAAAAAAGAAGATTTCCTTGGTGAAACTGCGTTGGAATTTAATGCCAACAAGAGATCCAAGATCAAAAACATCAATCTGAATATTGCCAGCTATACCTCCAATATGCCTGTACTGATGCGATACAGTATTTATAGTGAGAAAAACGGATTTCCCGATCAGAATATTCTGGATGAAGAGATCACAGTGGAGCTTACCAAGGATATGATCAAAGATGGAACCTATACGCTGGATGTTAATGAACATAATATCTGGGTGCAGGGTAAATTCTTCATTGGAATTCAATTTTTAAAAGAATTTGAAGGAAAGATCAATATCAGTGCAGCTCTTTTCAGAACAGGATTTATTAGAAAATTTTATGGAGACTGGCAGAAAATGACTCTGGCGGCACCTGCGATCAACATAGATGTAAAAGTGGATAAAAGTGCAAAAAATATCAAAGACGAAACAGCTGCTTTAGGGGATGACCTTGAAGGGCTGATTTCTGATGTTTCCCAGTATCAGACAGAAGCTGAAAATTCAGGCTACGGAAAAAATGAATCGACAGGTAATTATCTTGCATTAAAAGATACAAAGCTTTACTACGAAACCTACGGAGAAGGAGAACCTCTTTTTCTTCTTCATGGAAATTCCGGGAGTATAAAGGATTTTTACCAACAGATCCCGGTTCTTTCCAAACAGTTCAAAGTGATTGTTGTAGATACAAGGGGACAGGGTAAAAGTACCGATACATCTCATAGAGAATTTACTTATACTCAATTTGCAGAAGATATAAAAGCGCTTGCAGATCAGTTGGGGTTAAAGAAAATAAATATTGCAGGCTGGAGCGATGGCGGAATCACAGGACTTGAATTTGCTCTAAAATATCCGGAAAATCTTAATAAACTAATAGCTATCGGAGCCAATGCTTTTCCTAAAGGTGTTGACGAAAGACTGGTTACCCATTTGAAAAACCAGCTCCTGGTACTGAATATTGAGAATAAACCTGAGAAATTTGACGAACGCAGATTGGTAACAATCATGCTAAAAGAACCGCATATCAGCAAGAAAGACCTTTCAAAAATACAAAGTCCGGTTTTGGTAATTGCTGGTGATAAAGATGTGATCAAACAGGATCATACCGAAATGATAGCCAGGGAAATTCCGAATGCTGAACTTAGGATCTACAAAAATGCGACCCACATGATTCCTTTTGAACATGCAGATGAATTGAATGCGGATATTCTAAGGTTTCTGGGGAAATAG
- the abc-f gene encoding ribosomal protection-like ABC-F family protein, which yields MNYVSVENLTKSYGIKVLFQDISFHVNEGDKIAIVAKNGSGKSTLLKILMGKEIADSGTVSINKDIQVVLFDQEIDFDSDLTIDEFMMTLDSAPIQALKNYHKSLLSTDYDFIEKALAEMEIHKAWDLENDMKQILSQLKITDLEAKMGTLSGGQIKRVALAKLLTETRAEHRHTLLIMDEPTNHLDVEMVEWLESYLSKAKITLILVTHDRYFLDAVCGIIWEMEDKNLYVHNGSYATYLENKMIREDNMNSTIDKANNLYRKELEWMRRQPKARTTKSKSRQDDFYETEKIAKTDTRKESLELDFEMKRLGNKILELRDISKSYGDKLLLKDFSYQFQRGEKVGIVGKNGAGKSTLLNIIQGLEPKDSGEIETGETIKFGYFSQKGLKYKEDERVIDFIKEISENFPLANGKTISASQFLRLFLFDDQTQYSPISKLSGGEKKRLHLMYILYHNPNFLIFDEPTNDLDLPTLTVLENFLLNFQGSLIIVSHDRYFMDRIVDHILAFEGQGKIRDFIGNFSEYREAKSREDALEKNAVSKPEPVKEIVAAPQVSQPSSQKRKMSFKEQRELETIEKEMPELEEKRAKIMDQLNNETEYEKVASLSAELEAISEKLEGYEMRWLELQEI from the coding sequence ATGAATTACGTTTCTGTAGAAAATCTTACTAAATCTTACGGCATCAAAGTCTTGTTCCAGGATATCTCTTTTCATGTCAATGAAGGGGACAAAATAGCCATCGTTGCCAAAAACGGAAGCGGAAAATCTACCCTTCTTAAAATATTAATGGGGAAAGAAATTGCAGACAGCGGAACTGTAAGCATCAATAAGGATATTCAGGTGGTTTTATTTGACCAGGAAATCGATTTTGATTCTGATCTTACTATTGATGAGTTTATGATGACGCTTGATTCCGCCCCTATTCAGGCTTTGAAAAATTATCATAAATCCTTGCTTTCCACAGATTATGATTTCATTGAAAAAGCTTTGGCAGAAATGGAAATCCATAAGGCCTGGGATCTGGAGAATGACATGAAACAAATTCTGTCTCAGCTAAAGATCACAGATCTGGAAGCAAAAATGGGAACACTTTCGGGAGGGCAGATCAAACGTGTTGCTTTAGCAAAGCTATTGACTGAAACGAGAGCTGAACACCGCCATACACTTCTGATCATGGATGAGCCTACCAACCACCTTGATGTGGAAATGGTAGAATGGCTAGAAAGCTATCTGAGTAAAGCAAAAATCACATTGATTCTGGTGACTCACGACCGGTATTTCCTGGATGCCGTTTGTGGAATTATCTGGGAAATGGAAGATAAAAACCTGTATGTTCATAATGGTTCTTATGCAACTTATCTTGAAAATAAGATGATTCGTGAGGATAATATGAACTCTACCATCGATAAAGCGAATAATCTTTACAGGAAAGAACTTGAATGGATGCGCAGACAGCCTAAGGCCAGAACTACAAAATCGAAATCCAGACAAGATGACTTTTATGAAACTGAAAAAATAGCTAAAACTGACACGAGAAAAGAATCTCTAGAGCTTGACTTCGAGATGAAAAGACTCGGGAACAAAATTTTAGAGCTTAGAGATATTTCTAAAAGCTATGGTGATAAATTATTGCTAAAAGATTTCAGTTATCAGTTTCAAAGAGGTGAGAAAGTAGGAATCGTAGGAAAAAATGGTGCCGGAAAATCTACTTTACTAAATATCATCCAGGGGCTTGAACCAAAAGATTCTGGAGAAATTGAGACCGGAGAGACAATTAAATTCGGATATTTTTCACAAAAAGGATTAAAATATAAAGAAGATGAAAGAGTCATTGATTTCATCAAGGAAATCTCCGAAAACTTTCCTTTAGCAAACGGAAAAACCATTTCTGCATCACAGTTTTTGAGACTGTTCCTGTTTGATGATCAAACACAATATTCGCCTATTTCAAAACTTTCGGGAGGTGAAAAAAAAAGACTGCATCTGATGTATATTTTGTATCACAACCCTAACTTCCTGATATTTGACGAACCTACAAATGATCTGGATCTTCCGACTCTTACCGTATTGGAAAACTTCCTGCTGAATTTTCAAGGCAGCTTGATTATTGTATCTCACGACAGGTATTTTATGGACAGAATTGTTGACCATATTTTAGCTTTTGAAGGGCAGGGAAAAATCAGAGACTTTATCGGGAATTTCTCAGAATACAGAGAAGCCAAAAGCCGGGAGGATGCGCTGGAAAAAAATGCAGTATCCAAACCTGAACCTGTAAAAGAAATTGTTGCAGCACCTCAGGTTTCTCAACCTTCTTCTCAAAAAAGAAAAATGTCATTCAAAGAACAGAGGGAGCTGGAAACGATAGAAAAAGAAATGCCTGAACTTGAAGAAAAGCGTGCCAAGATCATGGACCAGCTCAATAACGAAACAGAATACGAAAAGGTGGCCAGTCTTTCTGCAGAACTGGAAGCTATTTCTGAAAAGCTGGAAGGATATGAGATGAGATGGCTGGAACTTCAGGAAATATGA